DNA sequence from the Psychrilyobacter piezotolerans genome:
CACCATACTTTTGTTTTTGTATCTAATTGGCAGTGTATCTCTAGCCCAATTACTGATTCCCATTCTATAGCCATATATATTCTCCTTCTTTATTATTTTTTATTCTTACCCTCTCTATCAGCATTCATTGCTATTAAAATTAAAAACTTTTGCCACCAATCTACACCAATTTTATAAAAATTTTGACGCAGACTAAAATCTGACACTTGAATACAGACTTAACCCTTCAGCACTAAGTAACCGCTGAGGTCATCACCAAAGAACTATTAGTTTATTACATAAACATAGAGCTTTGAGAAAACGAGATAAAGAGGCTCACAAAGTTTTTCTTGGTTTTAAACCTAAAAATTAATTTCCGTGTGCTTTGCATTTTATTTTTTAATTTGTGATAATTGGTGGCTGATTTTTGGATTATTTTACTGACTTTTTAATATCTCTAACCTTATTTACAGAAGCTTCAAACTCTGGTATCTCCATCTTTGTATATGCTTTCTCATAAGCATCTCCAGCTTTTAATATAGTCGCCTCATCAAAGGCTTTCCCTAATAGTTGTATCCCCACTGGAAGGTTATCTACCTTTCCTGCTGGGATTACAAGCCCTGGGATTCCAGAAAGATTTGCCGGAATTGTGAATATATCCTCTAAATATAGTTCTACAGGAGTTTTCTTATCTGTCAATTTAAAAGAAGTTCCAGGGGTAGCCGGAGTTAAGATCACATCTACCTCATTAAATGCCTTTTCAAAATCATTTTTAATAAGCCTTCTTACTTTTTGAGCTTTTTTATAATAAGCATCATAATATCCAGCACTAAGTACATAGGTTCCTATCATAATTCTTCTCTTTACTTCAGGACCAAATCCTTCACTTCTGGTTTTAATATACATATCCTCTATGCCATTATAGCTGCCGGCTCTGTATCCGTATCTTACCCCGTCAAAACGAGCTAAGTTTGAACTAGCCTCTGCTGGGGCAATTATATAATAAGTTGCCGGGGCAAATTCTGTATTAGGTAAGCTGATGGGCACAATCTCTGCTCCTAACTTTTTAAAATTTTCAATGGCATCTTCAGTTACCTTCTTTATTTTAGGGTTTAATCCATCGATAAAGTATTCCTTGGGAATTCCTATCTTCATACCTTTAATATTTCCATCTAAGTTAGCTGTAAAATCAGGCATTTCTAATTCCATAGATGTAGCATCCATTTCGTCATACCCGCCGATTACATTAAATAAAGCGGCTACATCCTCTACACTTCTACCCATTGGTCCTATTTGATCCAGTGATGAGGCAAAAGCCATCAATCCATATCTGGAAACTCTTCCATAGGTAGGTTTCAGTCCAACTATCCCACAAAATGCAGCCGGTTGTCTTATACTTCCACCTGTGTCCGATCCCAGTGATAACGTTACTTGGTATCCTCCAACCGATGAGGCAGCTCCACCTGATGACCCCCCTGGAGTTCTCTCTAAATCCCAGGGGTTTTTACTCTCCTGTATATAAGATGATTTTGTCGTAGATCCCATGGCAAATTCATCCATATTAGTTTTCGCTATTATTATTGCTCCTGCTTCCTTTAATCTCTTTACCACAGTGGCATCATAGATTCCTTCATAGTTTGCAAGGATCTTAGACGCTGATGTAGTCAGATCTCCCTTGGATACCATATTGTCTTTTATGGCAACTGGGATTCCCTCCAGGGGCAGCAATTCTTCCCCTCTGGCTATTTTTTCATCGACTTTTTTTGCCTCTTCCAGAGCACTTTCTTTTTTTAACAGGGTAAAACTTCCAAGTTTTGATTCAGTCTTTTCAATCCTATCGAATATATCGTTTATTAATTCTACTGCTGTTATTTTTTTTGCCTTTAACATGGTAGATAGTTCTGTTGCTGTATGCTTATATAACATCTTTTCCTCCTTGATTTTCACTATTTTTTTCTTTATTTATCTCATATATCGTCTTAGCTACCAGCACTCCCAGGAATGCTGCCGAGATGATATCACTTAACCAATGTCTTGTCCCATATACTCTAGAGCAGCTTAACACCACAGCATAAATTACAGCCATTGCTCTAATAAATTTATTTTTATATCCATAATAAAATGAAAAAGCTACTGCCACCGATACGATTGTATGTCCCGAGGGCAGACTGGCACTTGAACTTTTAAATGGATTTATACTCTGATTCCCATTCATCCAGGATGCCCAGTTAAAAAACTGATAGGGCAGCATATTTACATCCGGCCTCAACCTGGATATTATATATTTTAATATATTTACCAGTAACCCTGATGCAATTATTGCCATAAGGGCTTCTTTAGAAACTTTTCTTAATTTTTTATTTTTAAACAAAGTTCCCAAAAGGAGTAGTACCACTACAGTTCCTGCTGTTGTATCTCCATCTCCCTGGTTGGCAAAAAATCTTTCGTATTTTGAATATTTATCCTTACTTATTTTTTCTATCTCAGCTTTTTTCTGTAAGATCACTATCTCTTCAGGTGTAGCTGTTCTGGCTTTATTTTCTATTCCCTGTAAAGTCTTGTCATAATATTTATTGGAAAACTGCTCAGCTACAGGAAGATCCAAATAAACTATGGTAAATATAGTTATAACTATACCCGATAAAGCTGTTTTTTTATACTTCATAAGGTTTTTTAAAAAAGCTCCTGCAAACCCCTTTAAATAACCCTCTCTCAATACATCTATAGCTATCAAGATAACTATTATTATCATCAACGTCTCTTTATTCACTATTTTCTCCCTCTAAAATTATACACCTTATATATATAATATTCCCTTTGAATCCTTCCCCATCTTTTGAACACAACTGTGTCTACCAGTTCTGCCCTGTCAAACAGGAATTTATCCTCTGGTTTTCTATTGTAAAATGAATGAGCTACAAAGATTCCATTTTTTCCGATTACTCCGTCTCTATCTCTCCAATAATCAAATTGACTGGTCCCGCCGCTGAGATTATATACATATTCTTTTTTCGGCAGATAGGCAGCCAGTTGGGAGGATGTCTGATATCTATCCCCAAATAAAAACCATTCTTCTCCGTCTTTGGTAGATTCATCGTATATCTGCTGCACTCTGGCCCCGGCCATATCCCAGCCCTGCATATCAGCCAAAGCATTTTCCTTAGGCTTTAACGGAACTACGAGAGTTGCGGCTGCAAAGTATAAGATTAAAGATAAACCTGCACCGAGGCCAATTCCTATCCGCCACAACTTATTAAACTCTGTATACCTTACAAAAACTATTATCATAGGTATATAAGCACAGGCTAACCAATGAACTTTAGAGCTGTTAGACAGGGAGCTAAAGGTAAATACTCCTATCAGTGGCAGGGCAAACCAAAATAATATATTTACATCTGGTTTTTTAAAGTTTTTTATAGAAGCTGTAAATATACCAAAGAATAAAATAGGAGATACTACACCTATCTGTCCTCCTATAAATTGAAAAAACTTTGTAGGCCTGAATCTAAAGGTTTTACTCTGGCGACCCTCTAAGTGAAACTGAAACGATCCCCAGTTATGGGAATAGTTCCAATAGATAACAGGTGAAAACATAAGTATCGACACAATGAATGCTATATACGGCTCTTTTTTCAGAAGCCAGAATCTATTTTCCTTACTGAGTAACAGGTAGAAAAATATACTTGGATACACCATAAACATATTGTATTTACTGAGTAGTCCCAAGCCTGTCAATATAGCTATAATATACCAGGATCTGCAGTCTTTTTCATAGATTACCTTTAAGAAATAGTAAAGAACCATTGTATACAGTAAGATTAGTGGTGAATCAGGCAGTGCCATTATAGACAGGAATGAATATAGTGGCAATATATTAAATATCAGCCCTGAAATACCGGCTATCCTTTCACTTTTATACAGATAGTAGGAGATTTTGTAGATATAGATACTGGTTGCAGATATCGTTCCTGCTGAGACAAGTCTCATGGAAAAATTATTTTCACCAAAGATCGATGTACTTAATCTTATTAGATAAGCAATCAGCGGCGGATGGTCATAATAACTCATCCCTAAATTTTTCGACCATAACAGATAATATGCCTCATCATCGGATAAGTTCAGATAACTGCCTATAATCAACCTAAAAATAGTAATCCCTGCTAAAAATAGTATGAATTTTTTCTTGTTAAAATTATCTAATATATCTTTTATCACTAAATTTCTCCTTAATTTTCACCAACAGTTCTAGGGACTGCAAATGTTCCCTCTATCTCTTCAGGAGCATTTTTTACTGCTTCTTCCCTAGTTAAAGATTCCGTAATTACATCTTCTCTAAATGAATTATATATGTCATTTACCTGGGTCATAGGTTCTATCCCTTCTACATCTGCTTCATCTAATTTAGATACAAATTCTAAAATATCATTTAATTCATTCTGCAAAACCACAACTTCCGATTCCTTAAATTCCAACATAGATAATTTTGCTACTTTCAATACTTCTTCTCTAGTTAATGCCATCTTCTTCCTCCATATATTTTTTAATTTTCTTTTAAATATTTCTTATTCAGCCTCATCCATAACACCTTTAATATAGCTTCTAAAAATATTTTTTTGCTCATCTTAGACTGCCCCAGGGTTCTGTCTTCAAATATAATTGGTGTTTCCTTGATTTTCATCCCTTTCAGCCACACTTTATAGTTTAATTCCACCTGGAAAGAATAACCATTGGATACTATCCTATCTAAATTTAAATTTTCCAGGGTTTTTCTTCTAAAACATTTAAATCCGCCGGTAAAATCTTTTATGGGAGCTCCTAAAATTATCCTGGAATACAGACTCCCACCACGGCTAATAAATTTTCTTATGATTCCCCAGTTTACAACTCCTCCACCAGGTACATACCTGCTTCCGATTACCAGATCGTGAGTTTCTATCTCCTTTAAAAATTCAGGGATATACTTTGGGTTGTGGGAAAAATCGGCGTCCATCTCAAATATATAGTCATAGTCCCTTGCCAAGGCCCATTTAAATCCAGCAATATAGGCTGTTCCTAATCCTAATTTTCCGCTTCTTTTATGGATAAACAACTTATCTTTATATTTTTCCACCATGAGCTTCTCTATGACCTCATAGGTCTTATCTGGAGAATTATCATCCACTATCAATATATTCAGGTCGTTTTTAACCCGGTATATCGTCTCCAATAATTTTTCAACATTTTCACTTTCATTATACGTTGGTATAATTATCAGCGTTTTTTTCATCTGCTTCTCCTTCTATTCTCGAAATGTTATAAAGTAATTCCCAAAAAAATTAAAAAATGTAGCTACCCCTATTCCGGTAATTTGAGCTATTATTTTAATAATTTTATCAGTATTAGATCCTGCATATTTTTTTATTATATCATAGGTCAATTCATTTCCCGATAAAAATTCTACCGCTATCTTAAGAATAAATAAATTGATTACAAAATTTAATAAACTTATTATAAAAAAATGCAGATATTTTTTCTTTACACTCTTGCCTTTCCCCTTACCTCTGAATGTCCAAATGAAATTTAAATAGAAATTACTGCTCACTGCAAATAAAAATGCCACTGTGGCAGCTATAAGATAGTTTACATCCAAAGTTATCAGGGCGGTGTAGATCAAAAGGTTTACTATTACCCCGCTGGCACCTACTAAACCAAACTTCATAAAAATTTTAATTATTTCCAAGCTTTTCGACTCTCCCTCTAAACATTTTTTAAATACTTTACTTCCTCTTTTGTAAGGGCTCTATATTTTCCTACTTCTAAATCTCCCATAGTAATAGTCCCGATTTTTACCCTGGTTAAACTTATAACTCTATGTCCGATAGCATCCATCATCCTTCTAACCTGACGATTTCTTCCCTCTCGAATAGAAACTGTTAACCAGGTAGTGCTTCCCTCTTCCCTCAAGAACCTTACCTTAGCCGGCAGTGTTAATCCATCTTCTAATTTTATCCCAGCTTTTAACTGTCCCAAATCTATTTTTTTTATAATTCCTGCAGCCTGGATTAAATATTTTTTATACACTTCCCCTTTAGGATGGATTACTTTATTATAAAGGTCTCCATCATTGGTTAATATGATCATTCCTTCAGTATCGTAGTCCAATCTTCCTATTGGATAGATCCTTTCCTTTGTTTTTATAAAGTCTATTACAGTTCTTCTGCCTCTGTCATCCTTCACTGCACTTATTACTTTTTTAGGCTTATTCAAAAGATAATATACTTTTTTTTCCTTTGTCTGTCCTATTAATCTTCCGTTTACTGATATCTTATCTTTGATATTTACCTTTATCCCCGGGCTCGGATATTCGCCGTTGACCATTATTTTTTTTTCTTCTACCATCTTATCTATCTCACGCCTTGACCCTATTCCTATAGATGCAAGGTATTTATTTAATCTTACTTTTTCCATTTTTTCCTCCAGTTTTTTACCATAAATGATGCAAATATTCA
Encoded proteins:
- the gatA gene encoding Asp-tRNA(Asn)/Glu-tRNA(Gln) amidotransferase subunit GatA: MLYKHTATELSTMLKAKKITAVELINDIFDRIEKTESKLGSFTLLKKESALEEAKKVDEKIARGEELLPLEGIPVAIKDNMVSKGDLTTSASKILANYEGIYDATVVKRLKEAGAIIIAKTNMDEFAMGSTTKSSYIQESKNPWDLERTPGGSSGGAASSVGGYQVTLSLGSDTGGSIRQPAAFCGIVGLKPTYGRVSRYGLMAFASSLDQIGPMGRSVEDVAALFNVIGGYDEMDATSMELEMPDFTANLDGNIKGMKIGIPKEYFIDGLNPKIKKVTEDAIENFKKLGAEIVPISLPNTEFAPATYYIIAPAEASSNLARFDGVRYGYRAGSYNGIEDMYIKTRSEGFGPEVKRRIMIGTYVLSAGYYDAYYKKAQKVRRLIKNDFEKAFNEVDVILTPATPGTSFKLTDKKTPVELYLEDIFTIPANLSGIPGLVIPAGKVDNLPVGIQLLGKAFDEATILKAGDAYEKAYTKMEIPEFEASVNKVRDIKKSVK
- a CDS encoding phosphatase PAP2 family protein, producing the protein MNKETLMIIIVILIAIDVLREGYLKGFAGAFLKNLMKYKKTALSGIVITIFTIVYLDLPVAEQFSNKYYDKTLQGIENKARTATPEEIVILQKKAEIEKISKDKYSKYERFFANQGDGDTTAGTVVVLLLLGTLFKNKKLRKVSKEALMAIIASGLLVNILKYIISRLRPDVNMLPYQFFNWASWMNGNQSINPFKSSSASLPSGHTIVSVAVAFSFYYGYKNKFIRAMAVIYAVVLSCSRVYGTRHWLSDIISAAFLGVLVAKTIYEINKEKNSENQGGKDVI
- a CDS encoding ArnT family glycosyltransferase, which codes for MIKDILDNFNKKKFILFLAGITIFRLIIGSYLNLSDDEAYYLLWSKNLGMSYYDHPPLIAYLIRLSTSIFGENNFSMRLVSAGTISATSIYIYKISYYLYKSERIAGISGLIFNILPLYSFLSIMALPDSPLILLYTMVLYYFLKVIYEKDCRSWYIIAILTGLGLLSKYNMFMVYPSIFFYLLLSKENRFWLLKKEPYIAFIVSILMFSPVIYWNYSHNWGSFQFHLEGRQSKTFRFRPTKFFQFIGGQIGVVSPILFFGIFTASIKNFKKPDVNILFWFALPLIGVFTFSSLSNSSKVHWLACAYIPMIIVFVRYTEFNKLWRIGIGLGAGLSLILYFAAATLVVPLKPKENALADMQGWDMAGARVQQIYDESTKDGEEWFLFGDRYQTSSQLAAYLPKKEYVYNLSGGTSQFDYWRDRDGVIGKNGIFVAHSFYNRKPEDKFLFDRAELVDTVVFKRWGRIQREYYIYKVYNFRGRK
- the gatC gene encoding Asp-tRNA(Asn)/Glu-tRNA(Gln) amidotransferase subunit GatC, whose protein sequence is MALTREEVLKVAKLSMLEFKESEVVVLQNELNDILEFVSKLDEADVEGIEPMTQVNDIYNSFREDVITESLTREEAVKNAPEEIEGTFAVPRTVGEN
- a CDS encoding polyprenol monophosphomannose synthase — translated: MKKTLIIIPTYNESENVEKLLETIYRVKNDLNILIVDDNSPDKTYEVIEKLMVEKYKDKLFIHKRSGKLGLGTAYIAGFKWALARDYDYIFEMDADFSHNPKYIPEFLKEIETHDLVIGSRYVPGGGVVNWGIIRKFISRGGSLYSRIILGAPIKDFTGGFKCFRRKTLENLNLDRIVSNGYSFQVELNYKVWLKGMKIKETPIIFEDRTLGQSKMSKKIFLEAILKVLWMRLNKKYLKEN
- a CDS encoding GtrA family protein — translated: MKFGLVGASGVIVNLLIYTALITLDVNYLIAATVAFLFAVSSNFYLNFIWTFRGKGKGKSVKKKYLHFFIISLLNFVINLFILKIAVEFLSGNELTYDIIKKYAGSNTDKIIKIIAQITGIGVATFFNFFGNYFITFRE
- a CDS encoding pseudouridine synthase encodes the protein MEKVRLNKYLASIGIGSRREIDKMVEEKKIMVNGEYPSPGIKVNIKDKISVNGRLIGQTKEKKVYYLLNKPKKVISAVKDDRGRRTVIDFIKTKERIYPIGRLDYDTEGMIILTNDGDLYNKVIHPKGEVYKKYLIQAAGIIKKIDLGQLKAGIKLEDGLTLPAKVRFLREEGSTTWLTVSIREGRNRQVRRMMDAIGHRVISLTRVKIGTITMGDLEVGKYRALTKEEVKYLKNV